The following coding sequences lie in one Helicoverpa armigera isolate CAAS_96S chromosome 8, ASM3070526v1, whole genome shotgun sequence genomic window:
- the LOC110383681 gene encoding dynein regulatory complex protein 10 isoform X1, which yields MDAPSATGTIQSTSTYSDSSKTSSRSAASAERDKEMDLTKDNAASPIDLECSIQCERITKILDEAIYKCKLAICLPDLVQEYRTLNNVLSPAHMDDLIFIFEQYDNPLFSASLLNVAVMEDLKAGDLSLKNRLNPELGHLLYIMNSYPELRPKIDEMIAKIRDDEDNAISAITPGYEFLLEFEHFRELMVKQMETTAAEELSAKINTRKLESSNERLIANIKEYSATLKDETERFEQTMALKAEIIAKLEHELVLLSHDATVKLKKKILDSERQMVLATRTHAVKNEMLKEEEVESREAYEQLLRNHLIEEKNQRARRFKVETQLLSWLQKYDLEMSDKQVEFDEFSQKYDEEVEKCEELEKKLAEQDVEYIPLMAEREAEYHQEMTEKMNKFLMDHAARVIQHAWKEVLANRAEKKKLRKLMKKMQAAAPPTELLKGKKK from the exons ATGGACGCTCCGTCTGCTACTGGGACCATACAGTCCACATCTACATACTCTGACAGTTCTAAAACCAGCAGCAGGTCAGCTGCAAGCGCTGAAAGGGATAAAGAAATGGACTTGACGAAAGACAATG CGGCTTCACCAATCGACCTGGAGTGCAGTATACAATGCGAGCGCATCACGAAGATCCTAGACGAAGCCATCTACAAATGCAAGCTAGCAATCTGCTTACCAGACCTTGTCCAGGAATATCGAACCTTGAACAATGTCTTAAGCCCAGCCCATATGGACGACCTGATCTTTATCTTCGAGCAGTATGATAACCCTCTGTTTTCTGCCAGTCTCTTGAATGTAGCTGTCATGGAAGATTTGAAAGCT GGTGATTTATCGCTGAAAAACCGCCTGAACCCTGAACTCGGTCACTTGCTCTACATAATGAACAGTTATCCTGAGCTCAGGCCAAAGATTGATGAAATGATCGCCAAG ATAAGAGATGATGAAGATAATGCC ATATCTGCCATAACACCCGGATACGAGTTTCTTCTGGAATTCGAACATTTTAGAGAGCTAATGGTGAAGCAGATGGAGACCACGGCCGCAGAGGAACTATCTGCTAAGATAAACACGAGAAAATTGGAATCTTCTAACGAGCGTCTCATTGCAAATATCAAAG AATACTCAGCTACCTTAAAAGACGAGACTGAGCGCTTCGAGCAGACCATGGCGTTGAAAGCAGAAATTATCGCGAAGTTGGAGCATGAACTAGTTCTACTCAGCCATGATGCTACTGTTAAGCTTAAAAAGAAGAT TTTGGATTCAGAACGTCAGATGGTACTGGCGACTCGGACTCATGCAGTCAAGAATGAGATGTTGAAAGAAGAGGAGGTGGAGAGTCGGGAAGCTTACGAACAGCTGTTGCGAAATCACCTCATTGAAGAAAAGAATCAGAGAGCACGACG ATTCAAAGTGGAAACCCAGTTGCTGTCATGGCTGCAGAAGTATGACCTCGAGATGAGTGACAAGCAGGTAGAATTCGACGAGTTTTCGCAGAAGTATGATGAAGAAGTGGAAAAATGTGAGGAGTTGGAG AAAAAACTGGCAGAACAAGACGTCGAGTACATACCGCTGATGGCCGAGCGTGAAGCGGAATACCACCAGGAGATGACGGAGAAGATGAACAAGTTCCTGATGGATCACGCCGCGAGAGTCATACAGCACGCATGGAAAGAAGTGCTCGCCAACCGAGCCGAGAAGAAGAAG
- the LOC110383707 gene encoding dynein regulatory complex subunit 2 isoform X2 gives MGKKGKVNKLAKMSDEERARYLQHRADMEEEARRRKQELIHRFIKNKLDKEEAYSRLNTAKINQQWRFILRKIKCKQMATDIQNMLLSFNFLLERKNRLLTALMKATNDSDEQHRRAFQAHTENVSYFLNIGYQRLDKLQAEYDHQKNTLLENWDKEEMELVDGQDRAEFKLKLVAYIQDRDFQMLKKDIETQRATEKNDARLEHEEDLLSFCTPKQLVIEMYWTKLREVYKSYQEEHEPIMSHYHSLREKDDFYQKEIAKNDYQIQLASENLMNLQHEWQKTTSTMTDKLTRMASRKEELTRKYLQMKRDSKVESSKSSHDLNIMVNASQDAIKHLEDMCDKVNKILQLAEICSKYEHEGDKLTDDAEYDIESVDFEHLDKDMINECKEYSKMDKFLLKVNRAKVQTLCLKTEKAKLAKENIQLKNYIKRYLTDLALKGRDRPLSMKIRTEPPKVDTKILNRPVTCIEGALSNAVQHEKRMRNIERRNKDSDIRAYPRVQCWLQSA, from the exons ATGGGCAAGAAGGGCAAAGTGAACAAATTGGCGAAGATGTCTGATGAGGAGAGAGCTCGGTACCTGCAGCATCGAGCTGATATGGAGGAGGAAGCTCGAAGAAGGAAGCAAGAACTTATCCACAGATTCATCAAG AATAAACTCGATAAAGAAGAAGCCTACAGTCGTCTGAACACAGCGAAAATAAATCAGCAATGGCGGTTCATACTGCGCAAGATAAAATGCAAACAAATGGCGACGGATATACAG AACATGCTGCTCAGCTTCAATTTCCTGTTGGAGCGCAAGAATCGTCTGCTCACAGCTCTGATGAAAGCCACAAATGACTCCGATGAACAGCATAGAAGAGCGTTCCAGGCACATACTGAAAACGTCAGCTATTTTCTGA ACATAGGATACCAACGCCTGGATAAATTACAAGCTGAATATGACCACCAGAAGAACACTCTTCTTGAGAACTGGGACAAAGAGGAGATGGAACTAGTAGACGGTCAAGACCGAGCCGAGTTTAAGCTGAAGCTGGTCGCATACATACAGGACCGAGACTTTCAGATGTTGAAAAAGGATATAGAAACGCAGAGGGCTACTGAAAAGAATGATGCCAGACTTGAG CATGAAGAGGATCTGCTAAGCTTCTGCACGCCCAAGCAGTTGGTAATCGAGATGTACTGGACCAAACTCCGTGAGGTCTACAAGTCCTACCAGGAGGAACATGAGCCCATCATGAGCCACTACCACAGCCTGCGAGAGAAGGACGACTTCTACCAGAAGGAGATCGCTAAGAACGACTACCAGATACAACTTGCTAGT GAAAACTTGATGAACCTGCAACATGAATGGCAGAAGACGACGAGCACTATGACAGACAAACTGACGCGCATGGCGAGTCGTAAGGAGGAACTGACACGGAAATATCTTCAGATGAAGAGGGACTCCAAGGTGGAGAGCAGCAAAAGTAGCCACGATCTTAATATCATGGTTAATGCCAGCCAGGATGCTATAAAG catCTCGAAGATATGTGTGACAAAGTGAACAAAATACTGCAGCTGGCTGAAATCTGCAGCAAGTATGAGCACGAGGGTGACAAGCTCACTGATGATGCGGAGTATGACATCGAATCCGTTGACTTCGAACATCTGGACAAAGATATGATC AACGAATGCAAAGAATACAGCAAAATGGACAAGTTCCTGCTCAAAGTTAACAGGGCCAAGGTCCAGACTCTTTGCTTGAAGACGGAGAAAGCCAAGTTAGCGAAGGAGAACATTCAGTTGAAGAACTATATCAAGAGATACTTGACGGACCTGGCGCTGAAGGGCAGAGATCGGCCATTAAGCATGAAGATAAGGACGGAACCGCCGAAAGTGGATACCAAGATCCT GAATCGTCCAGTAACGTGCATAGAAGGTGCACTGTCGAACGCAGTGCAGCATGAGAAGCGTATGCGTAACATCGAGCGACGCAACAAGGATAGCGACATCAGAGCATACCCGCGCGTGCAATGCTGGCTGCAGTCTGCATAA
- the LOC110383707 gene encoding dynein regulatory complex subunit 2 isoform X1 gives MGKKGKVNKLAKMSDEERARYLQHRADMEEEARRRKQELIHRFIKNKLDKEEAYSRLNTAKINQQWRFILRKIKCKQMATDIQNMLLSFNFLLERKNRLLTALMKATNDSDEQHRRAFQAHTENVSYFLNIGYQRLDKLQAEYDHQKNTLLENWDKEEMELVDGQDRAEFKLKLVAYIQDRDFQMLKKDIETQRATEKNDARLEHEEDLLSFCTPKQLVIEMYWTKLREVYKSYQEEHEPIMSHYHSLREKDDFYQKEIAKNDYQIQLASENLMNLQHEWQKTTSTMTDKLTRMASRKEELTRKYLQMKRDSKVESSKSSHDLNIMVNASQDAIKHLEDMCDKVNKILQLAEICSKYEHEGDKLTDDAEYDIESVDFEHLDKDMIVSNKYYLDLRKHLTTYSTLIKSMLIACAIWNLFIHSQNECKEYSKMDKFLLKVNRAKVQTLCLKTEKAKLAKENIQLKNYIKRYLTDLALKGRDRPLSMKIRTEPPKVDTKILNRPVTCIEGALSNAVQHEKRMRNIERRNKDSDIRAYPRVQCWLQSA, from the exons ATGGGCAAGAAGGGCAAAGTGAACAAATTGGCGAAGATGTCTGATGAGGAGAGAGCTCGGTACCTGCAGCATCGAGCTGATATGGAGGAGGAAGCTCGAAGAAGGAAGCAAGAACTTATCCACAGATTCATCAAG AATAAACTCGATAAAGAAGAAGCCTACAGTCGTCTGAACACAGCGAAAATAAATCAGCAATGGCGGTTCATACTGCGCAAGATAAAATGCAAACAAATGGCGACGGATATACAG AACATGCTGCTCAGCTTCAATTTCCTGTTGGAGCGCAAGAATCGTCTGCTCACAGCTCTGATGAAAGCCACAAATGACTCCGATGAACAGCATAGAAGAGCGTTCCAGGCACATACTGAAAACGTCAGCTATTTTCTGA ACATAGGATACCAACGCCTGGATAAATTACAAGCTGAATATGACCACCAGAAGAACACTCTTCTTGAGAACTGGGACAAAGAGGAGATGGAACTAGTAGACGGTCAAGACCGAGCCGAGTTTAAGCTGAAGCTGGTCGCATACATACAGGACCGAGACTTTCAGATGTTGAAAAAGGATATAGAAACGCAGAGGGCTACTGAAAAGAATGATGCCAGACTTGAG CATGAAGAGGATCTGCTAAGCTTCTGCACGCCCAAGCAGTTGGTAATCGAGATGTACTGGACCAAACTCCGTGAGGTCTACAAGTCCTACCAGGAGGAACATGAGCCCATCATGAGCCACTACCACAGCCTGCGAGAGAAGGACGACTTCTACCAGAAGGAGATCGCTAAGAACGACTACCAGATACAACTTGCTAGT GAAAACTTGATGAACCTGCAACATGAATGGCAGAAGACGACGAGCACTATGACAGACAAACTGACGCGCATGGCGAGTCGTAAGGAGGAACTGACACGGAAATATCTTCAGATGAAGAGGGACTCCAAGGTGGAGAGCAGCAAAAGTAGCCACGATCTTAATATCATGGTTAATGCCAGCCAGGATGCTATAAAG catCTCGAAGATATGTGTGACAAAGTGAACAAAATACTGCAGCTGGCTGAAATCTGCAGCAAGTATGAGCACGAGGGTGACAAGCTCACTGATGATGCGGAGTATGACATCGAATCCGTTGACTTCGAACATCTGGACAAAGATATGATCGTAAGTAACAAATACTACTTGGACTTACGCAAGCATCTGACTACCTACTctactttaataaaaagtatgttGATAGCATGTGCCATTTGGAACCTTTTTATTCATTCACAGAACGAATGCAAAGAATACAGCAAAATGGACAAGTTCCTGCTCAAAGTTAACAGGGCCAAGGTCCAGACTCTTTGCTTGAAGACGGAGAAAGCCAAGTTAGCGAAGGAGAACATTCAGTTGAAGAACTATATCAAGAGATACTTGACGGACCTGGCGCTGAAGGGCAGAGATCGGCCATTAAGCATGAAGATAAGGACGGAACCGCCGAAAGTGGATACCAAGATCCT GAATCGTCCAGTAACGTGCATAGAAGGTGCACTGTCGAACGCAGTGCAGCATGAGAAGCGTATGCGTAACATCGAGCGACGCAACAAGGATAGCGACATCAGAGCATACCCGCGCGTGCAATGCTGGCTGCAGTCTGCATAA
- the LOC110383710 gene encoding uncharacterized protein LOC110383710, with the protein MADHDDFEDNQYPDNDEFVPYVSAGNLAQKNGAKVTLWGKVTKVSATEGFYVKTVDDQEVLIKLKRPLDEPLEGWYEIHGVAQGKNVVCEEYVPFDDELTKNIDLEGHKALTRLLVAIDEPWNLGDDGAMESGKSSMAGVTPMDY; encoded by the coding sequence ATGGCAGACCACGATGATTTTGAAGACAACCAGTATCCAGACAACGATGAATTTGTTCCGTATGTGAGTGCCGGTAACCTCGCGCAAAAAAACGGCGCGAAAGTCACGCTATGGGGTAAAGTTACCAAAGTTTCTGCTACCGAAGGTTTCTATGTCAAAACAGTGGACGACCAGGAGGTTCTTATAAAGTTAAAGCGGCCGTTGGATGAGCCATTAGAAGGTTGGTACGAAATTCACGGAGTTGCGCAGGGGAAGAACGTGGTTTGTGAAGAATATGTTCCATTCGATGATGaactcacaaaaaatattgatttggaGGGTCACAAAGCTTTAACGAGGTTGCTGGTGGCGATAGACGAACCGTGGAACTTGGGTGATGATGGTGCCATGGAATCTGGGAAGAGTTCTATGGCCGGTGTTACACCAATGGActattaa
- the LOC110383681 gene encoding dynein regulatory complex protein 10 isoform X2 translates to MDAPSATGTIQSTSTYSDSSKTSSRSAASAERDKEMDLTKDNAASPIDLECSIQCERITKILDEAIYKCKLAICLPDLVQEYRTLNNVLSPAHMDDLIFIFEQYDNPLFSASLLNVAVMEDLKAGDLSLKNRLNPELGHLLYIMNSYPELRPKIDEMIAKIRDDEDNAISAITPGYEFLLEFEHFRELMVKQMETTAAEELSAKINTRKLESSNERLIANIKEYSATLKDETERFEQTMALKAEIIAKLEHELVLLSHDATVKLKKKILDSERQMVLATRTHAVKNEMLKEEEVESREAYEQLLRNHLIEEKNQRARRFKVETQLLSWLQKYDLEMSDKQVEFDEFSQKYDEEVEKCEELEKKLAEQDVEYIPLMAEREAEYHQEMTEKMNKFLMDHAARVIQHAWKEVLANRAEKKKLKGKAKKGKKKA, encoded by the exons ATGGACGCTCCGTCTGCTACTGGGACCATACAGTCCACATCTACATACTCTGACAGTTCTAAAACCAGCAGCAGGTCAGCTGCAAGCGCTGAAAGGGATAAAGAAATGGACTTGACGAAAGACAATG CGGCTTCACCAATCGACCTGGAGTGCAGTATACAATGCGAGCGCATCACGAAGATCCTAGACGAAGCCATCTACAAATGCAAGCTAGCAATCTGCTTACCAGACCTTGTCCAGGAATATCGAACCTTGAACAATGTCTTAAGCCCAGCCCATATGGACGACCTGATCTTTATCTTCGAGCAGTATGATAACCCTCTGTTTTCTGCCAGTCTCTTGAATGTAGCTGTCATGGAAGATTTGAAAGCT GGTGATTTATCGCTGAAAAACCGCCTGAACCCTGAACTCGGTCACTTGCTCTACATAATGAACAGTTATCCTGAGCTCAGGCCAAAGATTGATGAAATGATCGCCAAG ATAAGAGATGATGAAGATAATGCC ATATCTGCCATAACACCCGGATACGAGTTTCTTCTGGAATTCGAACATTTTAGAGAGCTAATGGTGAAGCAGATGGAGACCACGGCCGCAGAGGAACTATCTGCTAAGATAAACACGAGAAAATTGGAATCTTCTAACGAGCGTCTCATTGCAAATATCAAAG AATACTCAGCTACCTTAAAAGACGAGACTGAGCGCTTCGAGCAGACCATGGCGTTGAAAGCAGAAATTATCGCGAAGTTGGAGCATGAACTAGTTCTACTCAGCCATGATGCTACTGTTAAGCTTAAAAAGAAGAT TTTGGATTCAGAACGTCAGATGGTACTGGCGACTCGGACTCATGCAGTCAAGAATGAGATGTTGAAAGAAGAGGAGGTGGAGAGTCGGGAAGCTTACGAACAGCTGTTGCGAAATCACCTCATTGAAGAAAAGAATCAGAGAGCACGACG ATTCAAAGTGGAAACCCAGTTGCTGTCATGGCTGCAGAAGTATGACCTCGAGATGAGTGACAAGCAGGTAGAATTCGACGAGTTTTCGCAGAAGTATGATGAAGAAGTGGAAAAATGTGAGGAGTTGGAG AAAAAACTGGCAGAACAAGACGTCGAGTACATACCGCTGATGGCCGAGCGTGAAGCGGAATACCACCAGGAGATGACGGAGAAGATGAACAAGTTCCTGATGGATCACGCCGCGAGAGTCATACAGCACGCATGGAAAGAAGTGCTCGCCAACCGAGCCGAGAAGAAGAAG CTTAAAGGGAAGGCTAAAAAAGGAAAGAAGAAAGCTTAA
- the LOC110383709 gene encoding odorant-binding protein 59a, which yields MCLVKYHVLIFCLIVAESYALNCRSSGGPKEAELKNIYKKCLKMQEGRNSSRGNSDQDWKDSRGQIQRSDWERGRIGSRENKSSRDDRMGGKDRKGGSSMRDRNYMMGRSDDRMDRNDNRRNRDDDRMSSSNDRSGGRNRMGNQNNRNDMANNRDDRYGREDYFNGREDFPQSDEFGGGMDQYNNYHSTTQSPRRCKRERRPENSGQRTQYNPNSHKISGYEDNFRSDEKNSTENSSNKETDNKACALHCFLENLEMTGEDGMPDRYLVTHAITKDVKNEDLRDFLQESIEECFQILDNENTEDKCEFSKNLLICLSEKGRANCDDWKDDLKF from the exons ATGTGCCTTGTGAAGTATCACGTGCTTATATTCTGCTTAATAGTAGCGGAAAGCTAT gcTTTGAATTGTCGATCGAGTGGAGGACCAAAAGAAGCcgagctgaaaaatatttacaagaaatGTTTGAAGATGCAAGAAGGACGTAACTCAAGCAGAGGAAATTCTGATCAAGACTGGAAAGATTCCCGAGGTCAAATACAGAGAAGCGACTGGGAAAGAGGTCGAATAGGGAGTAGAGAAAATAAAAGCAGCAGAGATGACAGGATGGGTGGTAAAGATAGAAAAGGAGGCAGTAGTATGAGGGATAGAAATTATATGATGGGGAGAAGTGACGATAGAATGGATAGAAATGATAACAGGAGAAACAGGGATGATGATAGAATGAGCAGTAGCAATGATAGATCGGGAGGTAGAAATAGAATGGGCAATCAAAACAATAGGAATGATATGGCAAATAACCGCGATGATAGGTATGGTAGAGAAGATTATTTCAACGGCAGAGAAGACTTTCCGCAAAGCGATGAATTTGGAGGC GGAATGGACCAGTACAACAACTATCACTCAACGACTCAATCACCGAGGAGGTGCAAAAGGGAGAGGCGTCCAGAGAACTCTGGTCAAAGAACTCAATACAATCCTAACAGTCACAAAATCTCCGGCTACGAAGACAACTTCCGATCTGATGAGAAGAATTCTACAGAAAATAGCTCCAACAAGGAGACGGATAATAAAGCTTGTGCTTTGCACTGCTTCTTGGAGAATTTAGAGATG ACAGGGGAAGATGGCATGCCAGACAGATATCTGGTGACTCATGCGATCACCAAGGATGTTAAGAACGAAGACTTGAGGGATTTCCTGCAGGAGTCCATTGAAGAATGCTTCCAGATCTTGGATAATG AAAATACGGAAGACAAGTGCGAGTTCTCGAAAAACCTATTGATATGTTTATCGGAGAAAGGAAGAGCTAATTGCGACGACTGGAAGGATGACTTGAAGTTCTAG